The genomic DNA GGGCGGCGGCCAGCAGCTGCTCGGCCACGACGTTGTCCGGTTTGGCCTCGGCGAGCGCGGCCAGTGCGAGCCAGGCCCGGTCGGCCAGCACGCCCACTTGGCGGCGGAAGTCGGCGCGCGAGCGCGCCGACAGGGTCGTTGGAGGCATAGGTGCTCCCGTTCACTCGGTTTCGGTGGGCCGCGCACCGGGGGTGGTCAGTCCCCGGTGCGCGTGGATCACCGCCCGGCGGGCGGCCCGCAGTGCGTGCGTTCGGCGATGCGGTCGCCGATGCGGTCGCCGATGTGGTCGACGGCGTGGACGACGGCCTCGTTGACGTCGTGCTGCACCGCCCGGCCGACGTTGTTGAGGGCGGTGACCAGCACGAACGCCGCGGCGACGACGGCCGCGGACACGAGCACGGTCAGCAGGCCGGCGACGACGCGGCGGCGGCGCGGCGGCGGGGAGAACAGCTCCGGGTAGCGCGGCGGGTAGTGCGGCGTGTCGTCGCGGTCGGTTTCGGGCATGACGGCGTCCTTGTCGTGAGCTGGGACAGGGGAAGAGGCGGCGGGTGTGCCCGGCTGCGCGGGTTGCGGCCAGACCGGGCACACCCGCGGGGATCAGCCGAGAGAGACGACGGCGATGCGGTCCCGCAGCTCGGGCGGGAGACCGAGCGCGCGCACGACGGCCTCCGTCAGGGCCTCCGCCCTGATCTGGGCGAGTTGATCGAGCAGGTGGGTGAACCAGCTCTGGAAGTTCTCGCCCAGGGGCGCCGGCGTGTCGTCGTCGTCCGCGACGCCGGTGATCAGGCAATGACCGTGGATCTCCGGCAGGGTGCCGGCGGCGAGCAGGACGCGCGCGTGGTCGCGTTCGGTGTCGCTGGCGATGTAGTGGCCGTCGCGGACGTCGGCGAGCAGGTGGTGCAGGAACTTGGTCGCCCCGACGTTGAGCGGCTGGTGGGCGACGCTGTTGCCGCCGACCCAGAAGCTCACCCGGCGCAGGTGGCTGATCCGGTCGACGAACGGGTCGCCGATCCGATCGGCGATCGCGGTGTACGGGTCGGTGGCGCTGATCGCGATCGGGCCGGGACCGGTCATGGTCAGCTCGACCGCGGTCATGGCGCCGGGCGAGGGCTTGACCCACCAGGGGTGGGCGGGTTCGCCGGTGGCGCTCCAGCTGGCCGCGTCCGCGGTGAGGGCGTCGATCTGCTCGATGACGTCGTCGACGCGGTCGTGATGGCCGTGCTCGTTCATGCGGTGTCCCTCCGTGAGATCCCTGGCCAAGGCCGGGAATCGCCGTGAACTGGCTGCGCCCCTGCGGATCCCGGAGGTGGTGTCGTGCTCCGGGCGGGGCGCTTGCCGTTCGGCCGGCGCAGGTGGCCGGGTCAAACCGCGGTGGCGGGGACGGGCCGCTGCCCGACCGGAGGGAGGGGTGGCAGCGGCCCGTTCCCGCGCGGTTTGACGCGGACGCCGGAGTCGGCCAGCGTGCGCCCGCGCCGCCCGGTGCACGGCGCCCCGATCGACTCCTCTCTCGTCTCGACCCACCCGGATGTGGTGGTCGTTTCTGGCGCGGGACAACAAAAAACCCCGTGCCGCGAGCGCGACCGGGGACGTGGGGATGCTGTTGGACGGGCGAGAGGTCAGTCGTCGAGCAGGGAGCCCAGCACCGTGGCGGCGGCCTTGGCCTGGAGCAGCTGGCGCGAGAGCAGTCGCTTCGCGCGGAACTCCTCGGCGATCCACTCGGCGAACCGCTGTGGGCAGTGCTCGGCCGCGGCTTCCATCCAGCCGTAGCGGTCGCCGTCGCCGGTGGCGTCCTGGACTTCCTCGTGCAACAGCGCGTGGAACTGCGCCGGGTCGCCGTAGCTGCTCAGCGGCTGGCTCCAGCCGGTGATGCAGTCGGTGCAGCCGCAGCCGACCGGGTCGATGCGGTGCGGATTGCCGATCATCGACACATACCTCCTGACCTGCGAGGGGAGTAATCGGGAACTGAACCCGCACGGCGCGCGCGAGTAATCGGGAACTGAACTGCGGGGGCGGGGAGTAATCGGCGAGTGAACGCGGGCCGTGGGTTCAGCGGTGCCGCGTCGCGTTCGCCGCCGCAGCGAGCGGGCGGGAACGCCGGGGGCTCGCCCGGTGGCCGGGTGCCGGGGTGATCAGAAGTCGATCTGCGGTTTCCTGGCCCGGTTGAGCACGACGGAGGTGATGGCGGGCAGTTCGCCGTCCTGGGCTTTCTGGCTGTCGCTGCGCATGTCGACGACCTCGAACTTCTGGAGGCGGTAGCCGCCGCTGCTCGATACGGCATCCCGCATGTGGAAGCGGAGGCTCACGTCGAGGTCGTAGTCGTTGATCGCCTGCAAGCTGTCGCTGTCGAACAGGTCGACGGGACCGGTGATGACGTCGGCGTCGCCGTCCTCCCAGGTGATCCGGGCTTCGACGACGGAGTTGCGGCGGTCGGTGCGCTTGATGTTGAGGTCGCCGATGAACTGGGCGAACGGTTCTCCGCGACGTAGCTCGAACGCGATGCTCCTCAGGTGATCGAAGTTCAGGTCGTACTTCCTGGCGAACTCGATGACCTCGTCGACCTGGTCGTCGGCGATACCGGGCACCTGGTCGCGCAGGTAGGTGGCGACGGTCTCGGGGTCGGGGTAGGCGAATCGCATGTGGTAGTGGGCGCGGCCGGGACGGTTGAGCATGAACTCCGAGACCCGGTTCAAGTGGTTCACCGACAGGACGTAGAGCCGTTTGGTCGTGCTGGTTCCGTCGAACAGGGACAGGAACTGG from Amycolatopsis sp. cg9 includes the following:
- a CDS encoding AAA family ATPase, with the protein product MPASTIVASGGQFRFYGSSVQTYTELPVATYSIVFDKLSGYSLREVAPLTSGGETVYGSHAQRVDRIVRAYKDMDRSLGVILSGDKGMGKSLMIRMLAEQAREVLELPTVLVQHSTPGLASFLDELGGALLVFDEFEKVFGNNGDDDAQNQFLSLFDGTSTTKRLYVLSVNHLNRVSEFMLNRPGRAHYHMRFAYPDPETVATYLRDQVPGIADDQVDEVIEFARKYDLNFDHLRSIAFELRRGEPFAQFIGDLNIKRTDRRNSVVEARITWEDGDADVITGPVDLFDSDSLQAINDYDLDVSLRFHMRDAVSSSGGYRLQKFEVVDMRSDSQKAQDGELPAITSVVLNRARKPQIDF